One Sciurus carolinensis chromosome 10, mSciCar1.2, whole genome shotgun sequence genomic window carries:
- the Tmem129 gene encoding E3 ubiquitin-protein ligase TM129, translating into MDSPEVTFTLAYLVFAVCFVFTPNEFHSAGLTVQNLLSSWLGSEDAAFVSYHLRRTAATLLCHSLLPLGYYVGMCCAASEKRLYSPSQAPEAWQLFLLVAVTLPSVASIVIYYWSQDQWTCHPLARTLALYALPQSGWQAVAASINTEFRRIDKFATGAPGARVIVTDTWVMKVTTYRVHVAQQQDVHLTVTESRQHELSPDSNLPVQLLTICVASASPAVRPFDIRLNSTEYGELCEKLRAPIRSAANVVIHQSLGDLFLETFASLVEVNPAYSVPSSQELEACIGCMQTRASVKLVKTCQEPAVGECQQCYCRPMWCLTCMGKWFASRQDPQRPDTWLASRVPCPTCRARFCILDVCTVR; encoded by the exons ATGGACAGCCCGGAGGTGACTTTCACGCTCGCCTACCTGGTCTTCGCCGTGTGCTTTGTGTTCACGCCCAACGAGTTCCACTCGGCCGGGCTCACGGTGCAGAACCTGCTGTCGAGCTGGCTGGGCAGCGAGGACGCCGCCTTCGTGTCCTATCATTTGCGCCGCACGGCCGCCACGCTGCTGTGCCACTCGTTGCTGCCGCTCG GCTACTATGTGGGCATGTGCTGTGCGGCTTCAGAAAAGCGACTCTACTCCCCCAGCCAGGCCCCAGAGGCCTGGCAGCTCTTCCTCCTGGTGGCTGTGACCCTCCCCTCTGTTGCTAGCATCGTGATTTACTACTGGTCCCAGGACCAGTGGACCTGCCACCCACTGGCCCGCACCCTGGCCCTCTATGCCCTCCCACAGTCTGGCTGGCAGGCCGTAGCCGCCTCCATCAACACCGAGTTCCGGCGGATTGATAAATTTGCTACAGGTGCACCAGGCGCCCGTGTGATTGTGACAGACACGTGGGTGATGAAGGTGACCACATACCGTGTGCACGTGGCCCAGCAGCAGGATGTGCACCTGACAGTGACAGAGTCTCGGCAGCATGAGCTCTCGCCAGACTCAAACCTGCCTGTGCAGCTCCTCACCATCTGTGTGGCCAGTGCCAGCCCTGCTGTGCGCCCCTTTGATATCCG GCTGAACTCAACAGAATATGGTGAGCTGTGTGAGAAGCTCCGGGCACCCATCCGGAGCGCAGCCAATGTGGTCATCCACCAGAGTCTGGGTGACCTATTCTTGGAGACCTTTGCCTCCCTGGTGGAGGTCAACCCAGCCTACTCTGTGCCTAGCAGCCAG GAGCTGGAGGCCTGCATTGGCTGCATGCAGACGCGTGCCAGTGTGAAGCTGGTGAAGACGTGCCAGGAGCCTGCTGTAGGCGAGTGCCAGCAGTGCTACTGCCGCCCCATGTGGTGTCTCACCTGCATGGGCAAGTGGTTTGCCAGCCGTCAGGACCCCCAGCGCCCTGACACCTGGCTGGCCAGCCGTGTGCCTTGCCCCACCTGCCGAGCACGCTTCTGCATCCTGGACGTGTGTACTGTGCGCTGA